From Paenibacillus amylolyticus, one genomic window encodes:
- a CDS encoding sigma factor-like helix-turn-helix DNA-binding protein: MSTTTKATWIETLISQYSTDSRTLDKYRKSLDLDEPQEAEEAKKVSEMLSDMRYALTWLKRGRRPGSRRGVEITDVYRQREIYIKLSGQEITDAERLRLVDALLALSDRERTCFLLHMAQGLTLLEISSKLSLSKRSVQEYVTRAKDKISKEFL; the protein is encoded by the coding sequence ATGAGCACAACGACCAAAGCAACGTGGATTGAGACACTGATCAGTCAATATTCAACGGATTCCCGAACCTTGGACAAATACCGGAAGAGTCTAGATCTGGACGAACCCCAAGAGGCTGAGGAGGCCAAGAAAGTCTCTGAAATGTTATCGGACATGAGATATGCCCTGACGTGGTTAAAACGCGGGAGACGGCCAGGCAGTCGCCGTGGCGTCGAGATTACCGACGTGTATCGGCAGCGGGAAATCTATATCAAGTTGTCTGGACAGGAGATCACCGACGCTGAACGGCTGCGTCTGGTGGATGCCCTGCTGGCGTTGAGTGACAGAGAGCGAACATGTTTCCTACTTCACATGGCGCAGGGGTTGACGCTTCTAGAGATTTCGTCTAAACTGAGTTTATCAAAGCGGTCCGTTCAGGAGTATGTGACACGGGCTAAGGACAAGATTTCAAAAGAATTTTTGTGA